The Lentisphaerota bacterium genome window below encodes:
- the hemP gene encoding hemin uptake protein HemP, with protein sequence MSDDREIGHQNAGENSRNTLTGSAGAVIDSRHLFAHRKEVTIRHGGADYRILVTRNGKLIINK encoded by the coding sequence ATGAGTGACGACCGTGAGATAGGACACCAGAACGCAGGTGAAAACAGCCGGAACACGCTCACCGGATCGGCGGGCGCGGTGATCGACTCGCGGCACCTTTTCGCCCATCGCAAAGAGGTCACGATACGCCACGGAGGCGCCGACTACCGCATCCTCGTCACACGGAACGGTAAACTGATCATCAACAAGTAG